In the genome of Hydrogenophaga sp. PBL-H3, the window GCTCTCGCGTAGGCATCGTCAGCAGGTTGGGGATTGGTCTGGCGGTGGGCGGCTTTCTTACGCAGCCTTGAAAAAATTTTTCAGAGCAGGTCGGCGATGCGGTCCCAGGCCTCGGCCGGAATGCGGCCGTGGTACTGCTCCACCAGCCGACCGCTCTTGTCCAGCAGGAAGGCGGCGGGCAGGTGACCGGTGGGCCCGAAGGTGTCGTGGTACCGCACATCCCTGCTCCACAGCGTGGTGAAGCGCTGGTTGGCCGGCACTGTGATGTTGATCAGTTGGGTGTAGGACTCGGCGCTGCTGCGCTGGCGGTCGGTGCTCACGCTGATGAGTTGAAACGGCTGGCCCATCCAGCCTTTCACATTGGCGCGCAGTTCGGGCATCTTGTCGCGGCAGACCGCGCAGTCGGTCGACCAGAACACCACCATCACCACCTTGCCGCGCAGAGCCTGCAGGTCAAAGGCCTTTCCCTCAAGCGTGCTGCCGCGCAGCGCCGGTTGCGCTTCAGGTGGAGGAAAGGTTTGGGCCATGAGCGTCAGCGGGCTCAAGGAGGCGGCGATCAGCAAAGTTTGGAAACGCTGGGTGAAACGGGCGGGGACCATGGACATGGGAATCTCCTGTTAGCCCTTTCGTCGCCACCCCGCTGCTTTCATTACACTCGGCCCCCATGTCGCAGCCCATCACGCCTTCATTCGAGCATCAAGTGGCGGATCTGCGCGTGTACCTGCTCAAATTCGCGCGCCTGCAGCTGCGCAACGACGCCTGGGCCGAAGACGCGGTGTCGGAAACCCTGCTGGCCGCGATCTCGCGCCCGCAAGGCTTCGAGCAGCGTTCCCAGCTCAAGACCTGGCTGGTCGGCATCCTCAAGCACAAGATCATTGATGCGATTCGGCAGAACAGCCGCGAGGTGTGTCTGTCCAGCAGCGACGACGACGAGGGT includes:
- a CDS encoding TlpA family protein disulfide reductase, with translation MSMVPARFTQRFQTLLIAASLSPLTLMAQTFPPPEAQPALRGSTLEGKAFDLQALRGKVVMVVFWSTDCAVCRDKMPELRANVKGWMGQPFQLISVSTDRQRSSAESYTQLINITVPANQRFTTLWSRDVRYHDTFGPTGHLPAAFLLDKSGRLVEQYHGRIPAEAWDRIADLL